Within Deinococcus actinosclerus, the genomic segment GGAGGTCAGCGCCCGCCTGGGCATTCCAAGCCGCGAGCTGCAACGCGCCGTGAGCACCACCCAGCCGCTGCGGCTGCGGCACCCGAAGTTCGGGGAGGGCGTGTTCATGCAGGGCTTCCACCAGGGCGAGCGCCGTGAGGTCCTGCTGTACTTCCCCGGCGTGGGCCAGAAACGGCTACTGCTGAAGTTCGCGGGCCTGACCGTCATCGAGGCGGCGCCCACACCCGTGTCGGCCCTGAACCCGGTCTCCTGACCCGCCCCGGCGTCTTGACCTGCGGTGCCGGGCGCCCCTATACTCGTACCCGCCTGAAACAGACGTTCAGGACGGCAGTACAGGGATATGGTGTAATGGCAGCACAACAGATTTTGGATCTGTTTGTCTAGGTTCGAATCCTAGTATCCCTGCCAGACCCAGCGGCCCCCGGAGCGATCCGGCGGGCCGCTTCTGCTGTGCCCCCCGGCCGCCCCGCTGCCGGGCACTTTTCTGACCGGCCGATCATGAGCCACGTCACGTTCCGGCTCATGTTGCGTCAGCCTGCCTTCACCGCCCGTCAGGTGACCTTCCTTACCATTCAGGGCAGGACAACACCCCCGGCCTCCACACACTCCCGCACGGCGAGAATCACCGCGCGGCGGAAGGCCCGGCCCGTCCCCTGGAGCCCCCCATGAAGAAGCCCGCCCTGCTGCTCGCCCTGACCGCTTCCATCCTCGGCGCCGCCACCCCCGCCCTCGCCGCGCCCAAACTGAGCGCGCAGAGCATCATCGTCAATCCCGTGCCCACCAGCCTCAGCGCCCGCGTCTGGGTGGACCGCGACCCGGGTGGCGACCGCACCCCCTTCTACCGCGTCGGCGACCGCATCAGCATCAGCACGACCGTGAACGAGGACGCCTACGTGTACCTCTTCAACATCAACCCCGACGGCACCACCGACCAGATCCTCCCCAACCGCCTGAGCGGCAGCGCCTTCGTCCGCGCCGGGCAGACCCGCACCTTCCCCGCCCAGGGCGACAACTTCGTGTTCAACATCAGCGGCCCGCGCGGCATCAACAAGGTGCTGGTCATCGCCAGCCGCACCCCGCTGAACCTTGACCAGCTCAGCCAGTACCAGCAGGGCGAGACCTTCGCCACCGTGCAGCCCAAGACCCAGGCGGGCCTCGCGCAGGCGCTGAGCATCGTCGTGAACCCCGTCGAGCAGCCGGTCCCGCAGCAGAACTGGACGAGCGACACCGTCCGCTACAGCGTCGGCCGCTAAGCCAGACAGCACCCAGCAGCGCGCCCCCCGATTCACACGGGGGGCGCGTGTCTGGCTCTCAGCGCTTCGTACCAGCACCCTTCGGGTCAGCGTCGCCGCTGTGGTCGTAGCGCCGCCAGATCAGGCGCTGCACGACCGCGTCGCCCAGCGCGGGAATCAGGCCGTCGAGCCACACGAGCGGCTGGTACAGGCGCGGCACGATGGTCTCGGCCTTCGGGCGCAGCAGCACGCGCGCCACGGCCCGGGCGACCACCTCGGGGCCCGGCATGGGGAGGCGGGCGCTGGCAGTCATCTCGCTCCTGACGAAGCCCGGCGCGACCAGGCTGACGTGCACGCCGGTGCCGAGCAGTTCGCGCCGCAGCGCGAGGCTGAAGCCCCGGATGCCGAACTTGCTGGCGGAGTACATGCCGTTCGTGGCGGCCCGCCCGGCGACCGAGCCGATGTTCACGATGTGACCGCTGCCGCGCGCCTGGAGTTCGGGCAGCACCAGCCGCGTAAGTTCGATGGGCGCCTCCAGGTTCACGCGCAGCACGCGCAGGGGATCGGGGTCGTTCCACCACCAGCCCTTCTCGACGGTCACGCCGGCGTTGTTGATCAGGGTATCGATCCGCCCGAAGTGCGCGTGGGCCGCCGCGATCAGTGCGCGGCGTGAGGTGTCGTCGGTGACGTCGGTGGGGACGGCCAGCACCCGCGCGCCGCTGGGGTCGAGCTGCCGCGCCAGGGCGTGGAGTTCGTCGGCGCGGCGCGCGGCGATGACCAGCGCGTAGCCCAGGCTGGCGAGTTCCGTCGCGGTGGCCCGCCCGATCCCGCTGGACGCCCCGGTCAGGAGCACGACAGGCCGCGCGGTGGGGTGGCGGGGGGCAGGGGCAGGCTGGGTCATAGGGGTGATGGTATCCCCAAGGAGCGCTCAGGTGCGCGTCAGCCGCGCGCCGGACACTGGGGGGATGATCCGCCGCCACCTGCCTCACGCGCTGCTGGGGGGCCTGCTGCTGGGCTCTGCCCTGGCCGCCACGTCCATTCCCGGCCGGCCGCCCGCGCCCACCGTGCCGGTCCCCGTGGCCCCGGCGCCGCTGGAGGAGATCCCGCCCCTCTCGCCCAGCACTCCGGCCCCCGGCACCACTCCCAGCACGGTGGCGCCCGCACCGCGCCCGGTCACACCCACGACCCCCGCAGCGCAGCCGGTGACGCCGGGCGATCCGCTGTTCGCCGCTCAGTGGAACCTCGCGCTGATCCGCATGCCGCAGGCCTGGGCGCTGGAACGCAGCGCGCCCGTGACCGTGGCCGTGCTGGACACCGGGTACGTGCGCAGCGCGGAGCTGGGCGCGCGGGCCGTGAACGGCTACGACTTCGTCAGTGACCCCCGGCGCGCCGGGGACGGCAGCGGACGTGACGCGGACGCCAGCGCCGTCGGCACGTTCGCGTACCACGGCGAGGTGATCGCCAACCTGATCGGCGCGGCCCACGACGGACGCGGCATGGCCGGCATCAACCCGGCGGCGAGGATCGTGCACGTGCGCGTGGCCGACACCGAGGGCACCATCACCGTGCCGGACCTCGTGGACGGCCTGAAGTGGGCGGCGGGCATCCCCGTGGCGGGCGCGCCCGTGAACCCGAACCCGGCGAAACTCCTGAACCTCAGTCTGTTCGCGGACTTCATCCCGCTGACGGGCTGCGACGCGCGCGTGCAGGCCGCCGTGGACGCCGTCACCGCCCGGGGCGCGCTGGTCATCGCGGGGGCTGCCAATGACGGCCAGGACGCGAGCGGGTACTCGCCCGCCGGGTGCCGGAACGTGCTGACCGTCACCAGCGTCACCGAGGCCGGTCAGCGGCCCGCGTACGCCAACTGGGGCCGCAGCGTCGCGCTGGCTGCGCCGGGGGGCGACCCTGCGCGCGGCATTCCCAGCCTCAGCGTGAGCGGGCCCGGCGGGCAGCGCAGCCCGAACGGCACCAGCTTCGCCGCGCCGCACGCGACCGGGGTGGCCAGCCTGCTGCTGGGCGTCCGGCCGGCACTCAGTCCCGCCCTGCTGCGCGCGTACCTGACCGGCAGCGCCACGCCCTTCCCCGGTGGGCGCTGCGATCCGCAGCCAGCCCAGACCTGCGGCGCGGGCACCCTGAACGCCGAAGGAGCCCTGAAGCGCGCGCTGGCCTCCAGCCTCGGGAAGTGAGGCGGGACCACCGGCCCCCTGCCCAGCACGTACCCTGTGGAGCATGAGGTTCCCGCAATGAACGCGCCCGCCTGGCGTATCTGGCTCGTCGTGGCCCTGATGTGCGGCTGGGGCATCCTCGCCATCCGTTTCGCCACCAAGCAGGAGTGGCCCATGGCCCTGCTGTGCGTCGTCCTGCTCGTCAGCAACGGCGTCACCCTGTACCGCCTGACGAAAAACGGCAAGTAGGCCGCACCGGCGAAAGCAAGAAACCCCCGCCGTAAGCGGGGGTTTTTCTCTGTGGTGTGCCCGAAGGGATTCGAACCCCTGGCCTTCTGATCCGTAGTCAGACGCTCTATCCAGCTGAGCTACGGGCACGTCCTGTATGGTGCGGTGCGGAGCTCGTTGCTCAGCCGAAAGAGATTACAGGACCCGGGCGGAAATTGCAAGTGCCCGTGAATGGGCCTGGGGAGGCGCCCCGCACAGGGGGTCAAAACAGCGAACCCCCGCGCGGGGCGGGGGCTCTTGTCTGGTGTGCCCGAAGGGATTCGAACCCCTGGCCTTCTGATCCGTAGTCAGACGCTCTATCCAGCTGAGCTACGGGCACGTCCGTGATGCTGTATTCAACGTGTGGCGCGTTGAATGGTGGCGAAGAGGGAGGGATTCGAACCCTCGATACCTTGCGGTATACACCCTTAGCAGGGGTGCGGTTTCAGCCACTCACCCACCTCTCCAGTCCGGTTGTCATGTTTTGGCGAGGGGTGAGGGATTCGAACCCCCGGTAGGTTGCCCTACTACGGTTTTCAAGACCGTTGCCTTCAACCACTCGGCCAACCCCCCCTGCGTGGCGGGGCGCGCCCTGTGCTGAACTCAGGCGCGAGGGGAAGTATAAGAGGGGGGGCGCGTCCTGTCAAATGCCGGTCAGGGGCGGCGGCGCAGCAGCGCCAGTGCCAGGAGGGGCAGCGCCAGCAGGGGCAGCGCGGGCAGCGCCGCGCGCCACGTCCCGGGGCGGGGCGCGTGGGCCTCGCCGCGGAGCAGGGCGTCCAGGGCGTCCTCGTGCGGGGTGCGGGGGGGCGCGGGGCGGGCAGCGGGTGGGAGGGTCAGGTCGGCGTGCAGGGTGTCCTCGCGGTACTCGTTTTCCAGCGGGTGCCCGCTGTGCGCGGCGCGGTCCAGTCCGGCCTGCCGCAGTTCGTCCGGGGTGCCCTCCGTGACCCAGGGGGCCAGGGCCAGGAAGCCGGGGCGCGGGTCGGTCAGGACGTAGCTGCGCAGGCTGGGGGCCTGCTCGGCGGGGCCGGTGATGGCGCTCTGGCCGTCGAAGGTGAGGTCGAGGAGGTTCCCGACGACCATGGGATTCACGGCGTAGGGAATCTGGCGCTGCGCGGTGACCTGCCAGCTGCTTTCCAGCCACGCGACGGGCTGGTCGCGCACCCGGGCGGGATCGGGCGGGAGGCCCTCCTGACTGGTCCAGGGAGCGCCGTTCGCGTCGGGTTGCAGCAGGACGGTGCAGCCCTGCGCGGCCAGCGACCCGATGACGTCCGCGCGGAACGCGTCGAGGCTGATGGCGACGCCCAGGTCCCCGGCGGGCGTGGGAAACACCCGCAGGTCGCTCAGGTCGCCGGGCGTCAGGTCGACGCCGCCGGCCTCCTCGTCGGGCGTGAGGTGCACCTTGTCGGTCACGCCGATCAGGTCGCCGTGCGGGTCGAGCAGGACGGTCTGGTTCGTCAGGACGCCGGGCGCGCGGCGCAGGACCTCGCCGTGGCGCGTATAGCGGGGCATCGGGGCGCTGCCGCAGCACAGGTACACGCCGTACTCGCGGGCCAGCTCGCGGCAGGTCCGCAGGTACAGTTCGGTGTTCGTGTCGATGTCCGCGAGTTGCAGGGCGCGGATGGGCGACACCCGCTCGCGCAGCAGGACCGGCAGGGCGCGCGGCAGCCGCGCGAGGAACAGCGCCAGCGCCACCCGCTCGAAGGTGCGCAGGCGCAGCGCCCAGCCGCCGCCGCGCAGCACGAGCGGCAGGCCGTTCAGTTCGGTCAGCACGACGAGGTTCACGCCGCCCTCCTGGAGGTGCGGGCGGGCCATGTCCAGCTGGGCGCGCATCCAGCGGCGGAACGCGTCGGGCGTCGTGAAGTCGCGCGCACTCCAGTGGGGTTGCACGGCGACCGCGCGGACGTGCCTCGGGGCCTGCGGGGTGGGGGCAGTCATGCCCCGCAGGGTAGCGGGTGCGGCGGGGAACCCGGGCCGCGAATGCGTGAGGAGGGGTGGCTGCACAGCAGCCAGGCGCGGTCCCGCGCGGGTCCGTATGCTGGGGTATGCCTGCACCCTCCGGCCCGCAGCTGCCGATCTTCGAGTGGCTGGGCGACGCGGCCCTGACCGTGCGCACGCCGCTGGCCCGCGAACTGTACGCCAGCCTGCGCGCGCAGCCGCTGCGTGGCGTGCAGGAGGCGGTGCCCGCCCTGGACCTGCTGACGCTGCTGCTCGACCGCTCCACCGACGGCGAGGCCGTCCCGGAGGCCGTGAGGGCGCGGCTGGCGACCCTGCACCCCGCGCCGGGCGGCACCGGGCGGACGCTGGTGGTGCCCGTGACCTTCGGCGGCCCGGACCTCGACTGGTGCGCGGCGCACGCGGGCCTGAGCAGGGCCGGATTCGTGGGGGCGCTGTGCGCGGCCCCGCTGGAGGTGGCGTTCCTGGGCTTCACGCCGGGCTTCGCGTTCCTGACCGGCCTGCCGAGCGAATTGCAGATGCCGCGCCTGGACACCCCGCGCGAGCGGGTCCCGGCGGGCAGCGTGGCGCTGGGCGGCCCCTGGGCGGGCGTGTACCCGCGTGAGACGCCGGGCGGGTGGCGGCTGGTGGGGCGCACGGCCCTGAACTTCTTCGACCTGTCCCGCGCGGCCCCGGTGCCGTGGCAGCCCGGCGACCGGGTACGCTTCGAGGTCCGCGCGTGACCGCCCCCCTGCCCCGGGGGTCCCGGCCGGTGCCCGGTGGGCCGCTCGCCACCGGCGCGACCGTCCTGCGCGCGGGCGTGCAGAGCACCGTGCAGGACGCCGGGCGGCGCGCGCGGGCGCTGGGCGTCCCGGCGGGCGGCGCGGCGGACCCGGTCGCGCGGCGGCTGGCGAACGCCCTGGTGGGCAACGCGGCGGACGCGGCGGGCCTGGAGGTCACGCTGGGCGGTCCCACGGTCCTCTTTCACGAGGCGGCGCTGGTCAGCCTGTGCGGCGCGCCGTTCGACGCGACGCTCGACGGCGTTTCCTTCCCGCTGTGGCGGGCCGTGCCCGTGCAGGCCGGGCAGACCCTGACGGTCGGCGGAACGGCGCGTGGCCTGCGGGCGTTCCTGGCGGTGCGCGGCGGCCTGCACGGGCACGAGGTCTTCGGCAGCCGCGCCACCGATCTGCGCGCCGGCTTCGGCGGGCTGGAGGGGCGGGCGCTGCGGCCCGGGGATCACCTGACGTGGGCTCCCCTGCCCGCCCGGGCGGCGCGGCGGGCGTTCATCGCCCCGGACCTTCACACGCCCACCGGACCACACCACGAGCTGCGGATGCTCGGCACCGGCGACCTGACGGACGACCTACGCGCCGCCCTGCTGGACCGGCCCTTCACGGTCAGTCCGCAGGCGGACCGCATGGGCGCGCGCCTGAGCGAATCGGTCGCGGCCCCGCGCGACCCGGCGCGGCCCAGCCTGCCGAACGTGCCGGGCCTGCTCCAGCTGCCGCCGGACGGCCGCCCGATCCTGCTGCTGCCCGACGCGGGCACGCACGGCGGCTACCCCACGCCGCTGGTCGTGATCCGCGCCGACCTGCCCCGCCTGGGCCAGCTGCGGCCCGGCGACACCCTCACCCTGCGCGAGGTGAGCCGCCAGGACGCCCGCGCCGCGCACCTCGCGCAGGAGCGGGCGCTGCGGCCGGCGGAATGGAGTCTCGCGCTGTGAGCCGGGAGCGGGGCTGACCCCGCCCGGCTGGCGGCCTCCCCCTTATTTCAGCGCGGCTTCCAGGGGCAGGTCGTGGCCGTGCGCCAGCGCGCGCAGGTCGTCCGGCGTGGCAGGGCTGGGGGTCACGTCGGGGCTCAGCGGTTGCCCACGCAGGTCGTTGGCGCGGCCGATCGTGACCGACAGGCCCCGCTCGCCGCTCAGCCCACCGATCACGGTGACGGTATTGCCCACGCCGTAGGTCGGCTCGCCGATCAGGGTGGCCCCACCCTGCGCGGCGAGCTGCGCGACGATCTCGGAGGCGCTGGCGGAGCCCTCGTTCACGAGCAGGGTCAGCCGCCCGGTCCAGCGGGCCGGGGTCTTCACGGTCAGCACCGGGCTGGTAGGGTCGCAGCGCACGCCCGCGAGCACCTGCCCCGCCCGGTACGCGAAGGTGACGTCCTGTCCGTCCAGCGTCTCGATGGTCTCGCCGGCGCGCTCGCCGACCAGGGCGCCCGCCACGCCGATCGCCTCGGACAGCAGGCCGCCGCCGTTGCCGCGCACGTCCACGATCAGGTGGGCCGCACCCGACTGCTGCGCGCCGCTGATCAGGGCGTGCACCTGGTCCGCCACACCGGACGTGGCGAAGGTGGGCAGGCGCAGGAGCACGGTGCCCGGCGCGACCGTCTGCGCCGAGGGCAGGACGGCGCTGCTCAGGACGCGGGGCGTGACGGTCGTGCTCAGCGTGGTCTCGGTCCCGCCCTGGGCGCGGCGGTAGGCGACCGTCACGGGCTGCCCGGCGGCGCTGGCCTGCCCCAGCAGGCCGGTCAGGCGCGCGGCGTGCGCGTCGTCACTGGCGCCGGGCTGGCGGCTCAGCGGCTGGCCGTTCACGCTGAGCAGCGTGTCCCCGCGCCGCAGGCCTGCCTGCGCGGCCGGCGCGCCGGGGAACGCGTCGAGCAGCACCGCGCCGTCCTCGGCCGGGACCGGCGCCCAGCGGACACCCAGGCGGGGCGTGGGGGTGGGCGCGGCGGTGCGGGTGTCCTGGAAAGCGCGGTAGGCGGCGGCGTCCAGGAAGTAGGTGTGGCCGTCGCGCACGCCGTCCACGTAGCTGTTCATGAAGGCGTCGGTCTGCGCGCTCAGGGCGGCGGCGCGCAGGTTGCCGAAGGCCGTGCGGGCGCCGCTCTCGGCCTGCTCGTGCAGCGCCTGGAGGTCGACCTTCGACGTGCCCCAGTAGTTCAGGTTGATGGCCTCGCGGACGTCGAGCAGCTGGTCGTACAGGCTGGGCGTGGCCTGGGCGCGCAGCGGGGCGGGCCGGACGTTCACGTCCATCAGGTGGCGTGGGCCGCCCAGCGCGGCCAGCCACGCGGGGATCAGGGTGCAGGCGGGCTGATCGGGGCGGCCGGGGCGCGCCACGGTGGGCACGTCGTCGTTCTGCGGGGTGGGCAGCGGGTCCGGGGTGGGGGTGGGCGTGCAGGCGGCGAGCAGCAGGGGCAGCAGCAGGAGGTGGGCGCGGGTCACCCCCGTATTGTGGCGCGCGGCGGATGGGTACACTGGCGAACATGACCCGGGCAAGCATCGACCTGAACGCGGATCTGGGCGAGGGCAGCGCGCACGAGGAGGCGGTGATGGCGGCCGTGAGCAGCGCGAACATCGCCTGCGGCGGGCACGCCGGGGACGCGCAGAGCATGCGGGACTCCCTGCGGCTGGCGGCGCGCTTCGGGGTCTCGGCGGGCGCGCACCCGGGGTTCCCGGACCGCGAGGGCTTCGGGCGGCGTGAGCTGCACTTCCCGCCCGACGAGGTGCGGGCCTTCGTGCGCGGGCAGATTGAGGCGCTGAAGGTGATCGCGGCGCGCGAGGGGGTGCCGCTGCGGCACGTCAAGCCGCACGGGATGCTCTACAACATGGCCGTCCGCGACGAGGCGCTGGCCCGCGCGGTGGCGCAGGCGGCGGCCGACAGTGGCGTGCCGCTGTACTTCGGGCTGGCCGCGCCCGGCAGCCTGATGCTGCGTGAGGCGCGCGCCGCCGGCCTGCGCGAGATCGGCGAGGGTTTCGCCGACCGGGGCTACGCACCCGACGGGAGCCTGTGGCCGCGCGCGCAGGCGGGCGCCCTGCTGCCCTTCCCGGCGGCGGTGGCGCAGGGCGTGCGGATCGCCCGCAGTGGCCTGACGGCCGCCGTGAGCGGCGAGGAGGTGGCGGTGCCCGCCCGGACGCTGTGCCTGCACGGCGACGGTGCGGAGGCCGCCGAGCTCGCCGGGGCGCTGCGCGCGGCGCTGGAAGAGGCCGGGCTGCGCGTCACGGCGCCCTGAGCCTGCAGCCACCCCGGGCCGGTTTCCAGACGGACGGTGACCCGGCGCGACGGTGAGTGGCACCTTCAGTATCGGTAAAGACCGCTGTCAGGAGTCCGTGAGAGGGGCTGTGTTGCAATCCGGCACAGATGCTGCCCGATTTCCGATCCGACGTGCTGCGCTCGCCCTTGCATGACGCGGGCGGGGTGTTCCGCACCACGCTCGACCGCCGGATCCTGAACCAGCGGCTGATCGGGGGGATACTGGCCGCGACCCTGCTGGCCGCGCTGTTCCATCAGAACAACCCCTTCGAGCAGCTGGCCCTCACCGCGATGGCTGTGCTGATGGGCGCGCTGCTGGCCGCGCTGACCTTCACGCGGCTGCCACTGCTGACGGTACAGGTGACCGGGCTGCTGGGCGGCTGGGCCTACCTGCTGGCCAAGACGGCGTACGTCCTGTTCGCCCTGCCCGGCGACGCGGGCCTGCCCATGCTGATGGGTCTGGCGCCGTGGGCGGCCGTACTCCTGGCCGCGCACCTGTGGATCCTGGGCGCGCGACGCAGCGCGGTCCTGAACGCGGCCGCGCTGGGCAGCATGGGCGCCCTGCTCCTGATCAAACTCGTCCTGGCCCCGGCCGCCGCGCACAGCAGCGTGACCGGCACGCTGCTGCAGATGCTGCTGGCGAGCGCGGTGCTGCTGTTCGGCCAGCGGCACGCGGCGCAGCGCCTGAGGGCGGACGTCCGCCGCGCGGTGCTGGGGCAGGATACGGCGGGACTCGACGCCCTGACGGGCCTGCCGGACCGCGTGACGCTGGAGCGTCAGCTGGAGGGCCTGTTCCAGCAGGACCCGGAGCAGTTGGTGGTGGCCGCCATCGGCGTGGACACTCCGGGCGGCCAGCCGGCGGACGCGACGTTCCAGCCGCGCCTGGCGGCCCACGTGTCGCGCGTGCTGATGGGCACCGTGCGCGACCAGGACCTGCTGGGCTGCCTGGGCGACGGCGTGGCCGCCCTGGTGATGCGCGCCCCGGACGCCCGCTCGGCCCGCGCCGCCTGCGAGCGGCTGCGGGTGCGCGTGGCGTCGCGGCCCCTGGACGGCATGAACCCCACCGTGACCATCGGGGTGGTGTACGCCGACGGGCACCTGGACGCCCTGGCCCTGCTGCGCGCGGCTGAGGACACCCTGAGCGCCGCGCGGCGCAGCGGCACGAACCGCGTCCTGCTGGGCCCCGTGATCACCGGGGAGGCGCACGAGGCGGCGGAGCATCTGCCCCCACAGGCCCTGCCGGCCTAGCGGGGCTGAACTTTGCGGCACAATTGAGGCGGGGACAGCCCCCGGCCGTGGTGCCCAGTGCCGCCCCCCGCGAGACATCCATCCGCGCGGGCCTCCCTGTCCACCGCGGCGCGTTACCGTCACTCGCCCCGCCCGGCTGAGGGCGTTGGCGGGCCCACCGCCCTCGACCGACCAGCACGCCGCGGTGAGGCGGAAAGGATCACGATGAAAAGCAAACAGTGTCTGGTGATCGGCCTGGGCCGCTTCGGTACGGCGGTGGCGACCACCCTGTACGAAATGGGTCACGAGGTCGTGGCCATTGATCAGCATGAAGACAACGTCGAGCGGGTCATGAACCTCGTGACGCACGCCGCGATCGTGGACGCCAGCGACGAGCGGGCCCTGCGCGCCCTGGGCGTCGGGGATTTCGACGTGGTGGTGGTCGCCATCGGCACGGACGTGCAGGCGAACATCCTGGCGACCATGAACGCCAAGAGTCTGGGCGCTCCGTACGTGGTGAGCAAGGCCATCGACGAGATGGCGCGGCGGGTGCTCGAGCGCATCGGGGCGGATCTCGTCATCCGGCCTGAGCACGACATGGGCGTGCGGCTGGCGCGGCAGATCGCCACGCCGAACATCGTGGACACCCTGGATCTGGGCGGCGACTACGCCATCGTGGAGATCGAGGCGAACGAGCGCCTGAAGGGCACGCTGCGCGACCTGAACCTCACGGGGCGCTTCAACGTGCAGATCATCGCGATCAGCCGCGCCGGGAAGATCGAGGTGACACCCCGCGCCGAGGACGAGCTGCGCCCGCACGACAAGCTGGTCGTGATCGGCACCAGTCACAACATCGACGACCTGCGCCGCTACCTGGGCGAGTGAGCCGCGCGGGGCCACGCCGCGCCGGGCAGGGCGCTCAGGCCGCCCGCAGTGCCACAACTAGGGCGGCCAGCAGGGGCAGCAGGGCGCTCAGGCCCCACACGGTCAGCGGACGCGCCGCGCCGGGCCGCAGCAGGAGCAGCGCGAGCAGCGCCGCGAAGACCAGCGTGGCCAGCAGGTAGAAGGTCGCCATACCCGGCAGCATAGCGTGGGCGGTCCTAGCGCTCCGCGCGGGCCTGCGCGGCGTCCAGCGCAGCCCGGGCACCCAGTTTCCCGGTGGTGGCCTGCGTGATGGCGTCCTCGATCAGGGCTGTCCAGGCGGCGTACTCGGGGGTGGTGGGGCGCGGCACCGCCCGGCCGATCTGGGCATGCGCAGCGCGCAGCTGCGGATTCTTCGCGTACCAGTCGTCCAGCAGGGGCGTCACGGCCCGCCGGGGGGGACGTAGGCGGTGGCCTTCACCCAGTCGGCCAGCCGGGTGGGCTGCATCAGGTACTGCCAGAAGGCCACGGCGCCCGCCTGCTCGGCGGCGGGGGTGCCTCTCGGGACACTCAGGGTCGCGCCGCCCAGCGGGACGGTGCAGGCGCCCTCCTTCTCGCAGGGGAACGGCGCGATCCCCAGGTTGAAGAACGGCAGCCGGCGCGCGTCGGTCCAGTTGGCGACGCTGGCGAGCACGAACACGTTCTGCCCGCGCGCGAAGTCGAACGCGGCGCGCACCGCCTCGTTCAGCCCGCGTGGCTGGGCCTGACCGGCGGCGCTCATGCGGGCCAGCTGCGTCAGGGCGTCCACGGCGTCGGGGCCGTTCAGGCGGGGGCGGTCGCCGCTGCTGAGTGTCCCGCCGCGCGAGAGGACGTTCGCCTCGAAGGTCCAGGCGTCGGCGGCGGCCACCAGGGGGCGGCGGCCTCCGGTCGCCAGCGCGCGGCTCTGGGCTTCCAGCTGCGCCCAGGTATCCGGGGCATTCAGGCCCGCCTTCTTCAGCAGCCCGGCGTTGTACATCAGCACGGGCACGCTGACGTTCCAGGGGAGGCCGTAGGTGCGCTCGTCCAGCTGCCCGGTCTTCCACACGGCGGGGTAGAAGTCACCGCGCAGCGCGCCGGGCAGGTCGTCCACGCGGCCACTCAGGTCGGTGAGCTGCCCGGCGCGGGCCAGTGCGGGGAACTGCGTGAATTCCAGCTGCACGAGCGCGGGCGCCGAGCCGCTCCGCAGGGCCGCCTGGAGTTTGGGCAGCAGGTCACGGTAGGTGCCCTGCGCGACCGGGACGACCTCGTAGGTGCTCTGTGAGGCGTTGAACTCGCGGGCGTAGGTCTGCACGGCACCCTGCACGCCGCCCATGGCGTGCCAGAACTCCACGCGGACAGGCGCGGCGTGCGCGGCGGTGGCGAGCAGCAGGGCGGTCAGGGGCAGGGCGCGCATGATGCGGGCAGCATAGCGGGCGCGCCTGACGGGCGTCTTGGGGGCTCAGGGCAGCACGGGGTACAGATCCACGCGGCTGCCCGGGCGCACGTCGGCGCGCGCGGCGATCCCCACGACCGCCACGCCGGTGCGGCCGTTCAGGCGGGTGATCAGCGGCACGAGCTCTCCCACGTCCAGACCCTGCACGTACTCGCTGGGCACGCCGCGGGACGTGAGGTCGAGGGTGGCGTCCTGCACGAGTTCCCCGATCTGGTCCTGCACGCGCCGCAGGTCGCCCAGCGTGACGGTGCCGCGGCGGATGACCTGATCCGCCCGGTAGAGCATGACGTTGGGCCGCGCGTCGCAGGTCAGGTCCACCGCGAAGCCCACAGCGGCGTTCTGCGCGGCGCGGCACTGCACGAAGGCACTGGCGTTCAGGCCACGCAACTTGGTTTCCAGCGCGCCGCGCGCCACCGGATTCAGGCGCGCGGCCGGGCTGCCCCTGGCTCCGCGGGCGGCGGCGCTGCGCGCGGCGTCACTCAGGAACTGGTCGAGATTGCGCACGCCGGGCACGACCGCGGCGTACACCAGATCGTTCTTGGGGTAGGCGAGGTCGGTGTTGCGGGTGGCGCTGAGTTCGGCGCGGCTGCTGGAGTACTCGTCCTGCAACCGGCCCAGGGTGGCGCGCAGGGCCTCGTTGCTGTCACGCAGCTGCTGCTGCTGCGCCTGCAGGGCGTTCAGGTCGTCCCGGACCCGGTCGCGGTCGCGGGCGGCCTGATCACG encodes:
- a CDS encoding S41 family peptidase, whose protein sequence is MTRAHLLLLPLLLAACTPTPTPDPLPTPQNDDVPTVARPGRPDQPACTLIPAWLAALGGPRHLMDVNVRPAPLRAQATPSLYDQLLDVREAINLNYWGTSKVDLQALHEQAESGARTAFGNLRAAALSAQTDAFMNSYVDGVRDGHTYFLDAAAYRAFQDTRTAAPTPTPRLGVRWAPVPAEDGAVLLDAFPGAPAAQAGLRRGDTLLSVNGQPLSRQPGASDDAHAARLTGLLGQASAAGQPVTVAYRRAQGGTETTLSTTVTPRVLSSAVLPSAQTVAPGTVLLRLPTFATSGVADQVHALISGAQQSGAAHLIVDVRGNGGGLLSEAIGVAGALVGERAGETIETLDGQDVTFAYRAGQVLAGVRCDPTSPVLTVKTPARWTGRLTLLVNEGSASASEIVAQLAAQGGATLIGEPTYGVGNTVTVIGGLSGERGLSVTIGRANDLRGQPLSPDVTPSPATPDDLRALAHGHDLPLEAALK
- the pxpA gene encoding 5-oxoprolinase subunit PxpA, whose translation is MTRASIDLNADLGEGSAHEEAVMAAVSSANIACGGHAGDAQSMRDSLRLAARFGVSAGAHPGFPDREGFGRRELHFPPDEVRAFVRGQIEALKVIAAREGVPLRHVKPHGMLYNMAVRDEALARAVAQAAADSGVPLYFGLAAPGSLMLREARAAGLREIGEGFADRGYAPDGSLWPRAQAGALLPFPAAVAQGVRIARSGLTAAVSGEEVAVPARTLCLHGDGAEAAELAGALRAALEEAGLRVTAP
- a CDS encoding GGDEF domain-containing protein, which codes for MLPDFRSDVLRSPLHDAGGVFRTTLDRRILNQRLIGGILAATLLAALFHQNNPFEQLALTAMAVLMGALLAALTFTRLPLLTVQVTGLLGGWAYLLAKTAYVLFALPGDAGLPMLMGLAPWAAVLLAAHLWILGARRSAVLNAAALGSMGALLLIKLVLAPAAAHSSVTGTLLQMLLASAVLLFGQRHAAQRLRADVRRAVLGQDTAGLDALTGLPDRVTLERQLEGLFQQDPEQLVVAAIGVDTPGGQPADATFQPRLAAHVSRVLMGTVRDQDLLGCLGDGVAALVMRAPDARSARAACERLRVRVASRPLDGMNPTVTIGVVYADGHLDALALLRAAEDTLSAARRSGTNRVLLGPVITGEAHEAAEHLPPQALPA
- a CDS encoding potassium channel family protein is translated as MKSKQCLVIGLGRFGTAVATTLYEMGHEVVAIDQHEDNVERVMNLVTHAAIVDASDERALRALGVGDFDVVVVAIGTDVQANILATMNAKSLGAPYVVSKAIDEMARRVLERIGADLVIRPEHDMGVRLARQIATPNIVDTLDLGGDYAIVEIEANERLKGTLRDLNLTGRFNVQIIAISRAGKIEVTPRAEDELRPHDKLVVIGTSHNIDDLRRYLGE
- a CDS encoding extracellular solute-binding protein produces the protein MRALPLTALLLATAAHAAPVRVEFWHAMGGVQGAVQTYAREFNASQSTYEVVPVAQGTYRDLLPKLQAALRSGSAPALVQLEFTQFPALARAGQLTDLSGRVDDLPGALRGDFYPAVWKTGQLDERTYGLPWNVSVPVLMYNAGLLKKAGLNAPDTWAQLEAQSRALATGGRRPLVAAADAWTFEANVLSRGGTLSSGDRPRLNGPDAVDALTQLARMSAAGQAQPRGLNEAVRAAFDFARGQNVFVLASVANWTDARRLPFFNLGIAPFPCEKEGACTVPLGGATLSVPRGTPAAEQAGAVAFWQYLMQPTRLADWVKATAYVPPGGP